Proteins encoded together in one Mycobacterium sp. MS1601 window:
- a CDS encoding mycobacterial-type methylenetetrahydrofolate reductase, protein MPLHTIALELVPPNVDRGAQYARDEAHKVLRLAAESGIDGRIGHVMIPGMIEEDDGRPIEMKPKLDVLDYWSIIRPELPDMRGLCTQVTAFMDQDTLRQRLATLGAAGFEGMIFVGVPRTLNDGEGGGVAPADALSMYDDIVGNRGAILIPTRDGELGRFSFKCDKGANFGMTQLLYSDAIVEFLRHHAASTDLRPEILLSFGFVPKMESSVGLINWLIQDPGNEAVAREQEFVATLAGSDPDKRRGLLLDLYKRVIDGVVDLGYPLSLHFEATYGVSRAAFDTLAEMLAYWAPDRP, encoded by the coding sequence GTGCCGCTGCACACCATCGCGCTGGAGTTGGTGCCGCCGAACGTCGACCGCGGCGCGCAGTACGCCCGTGATGAGGCGCACAAGGTGCTGCGGCTGGCCGCCGAATCCGGCATCGACGGCCGCATCGGCCACGTGATGATCCCCGGCATGATCGAGGAGGACGACGGCCGGCCCATCGAGATGAAGCCGAAGCTCGACGTCCTGGACTACTGGTCGATCATCCGTCCGGAACTTCCCGACATGCGCGGGCTGTGCACCCAGGTGACGGCGTTCATGGACCAGGACACCCTGCGCCAGCGCCTCGCCACGCTCGGCGCCGCCGGGTTCGAGGGCATGATCTTCGTCGGAGTTCCCCGCACCCTCAACGACGGTGAGGGCGGTGGCGTCGCCCCGGCGGACGCGCTGTCGATGTACGACGACATCGTGGGCAACCGCGGCGCCATCCTGATTCCCACCCGCGACGGTGAGCTGGGGCGGTTCTCGTTCAAGTGCGACAAGGGCGCCAACTTCGGGATGACCCAACTGCTCTACTCCGATGCCATCGTCGAATTCCTGCGCCACCACGCCGCATCCACCGACCTGCGTCCGGAGATCCTGCTGTCTTTCGGGTTCGTGCCCAAGATGGAATCGTCCGTGGGCTTGATAAACTGGCTGATCCAGGACCCTGGCAATGAGGCGGTCGCCCGGGAGCAGGAGTTCGTTGCGACGCTGGCCGGTTCTGACCCCGACAAGCGTCGTGGCTTGCTGTTGGATCTGTACAAACGGGTGATCGACGGGGTTGTCGACCTCGGCTATCCCCTGAGTCTGCACTTCGAGGCCACCTACGGGGTATCGCGCGCAGCATTCGACACGCTGGCTGAGATGCTGGCCTACTGGGCGCCGGATCGGCCGTGA
- a CDS encoding iron ABC transporter substrate-binding protein — protein MAKSRLRFSAALSACAAMFALTSCSSSSEPAEETSAPATAEDAAQKVVIYSGRSEDLVAPLLEQFTTDTGIEVEVRYAGSGELAAQIITEGENSPADVFLSQDAGALGAVSKAGLFAPIEAETLAAVPAEYSAADGTWVGVSGRARTIVYNADLVPTPPDTVDGLLDPQWRGQIAYAPSNASWQSFVTGLRVLRGDQGAQEWLQAFKAQDPQPYESNGQIRDAVDAGQIGMGLINHYYMYELIDSKGAENVAARLQFMAPGDPGGLVNVAGVGVLATAPDPEAAQEFAAYLVGESAQQYFATETAEFPLLDGVAVVGDVPALAELDPPAVDLSQLDDIEATQQMLVDTGLLTN, from the coding sequence ATGGCCAAGTCGAGACTCAGGTTCAGCGCCGCGCTGAGCGCCTGTGCGGCGATGTTCGCACTCACTTCATGCAGTTCCAGCTCGGAACCTGCCGAGGAGACGTCAGCACCTGCCACCGCGGAGGACGCCGCGCAGAAGGTTGTCATCTACTCCGGGCGCAGCGAGGATCTCGTCGCTCCCCTGCTCGAGCAGTTCACCACCGATACCGGCATCGAGGTCGAGGTGCGTTACGCGGGATCGGGCGAACTGGCCGCGCAGATCATCACCGAGGGCGAGAACTCCCCCGCCGACGTGTTCCTGTCGCAGGACGCGGGCGCACTGGGCGCGGTCTCCAAGGCCGGTCTCTTCGCCCCCATCGAGGCTGAGACGCTGGCCGCCGTGCCCGCCGAGTACTCGGCCGCCGACGGCACCTGGGTGGGCGTCTCCGGCCGAGCGCGCACAATCGTCTACAACGCCGATCTGGTTCCCACCCCGCCCGACACCGTCGACGGCCTGCTGGACCCGCAGTGGCGCGGCCAGATCGCCTACGCACCGAGCAACGCGTCCTGGCAGTCGTTCGTGACCGGCCTGCGCGTCTTGCGCGGCGACCAAGGAGCCCAAGAGTGGCTGCAGGCCTTCAAGGCTCAGGACCCACAGCCCTATGAGAGCAACGGACAGATCCGCGATGCGGTTGATGCCGGCCAGATCGGCATGGGGCTGATCAACCACTACTACATGTACGAGCTCATCGACTCCAAGGGCGCCGAGAACGTGGCAGCCCGCCTGCAGTTCATGGCCCCCGGCGATCCCGGCGGCCTGGTGAATGTCGCCGGGGTGGGTGTCCTGGCCACCGCGCCGGATCCCGAAGCGGCCCAGGAGTTCGCGGCCTATCTGGTGGGTGAGTCTGCGCAGCAGTACTTTGCCACCGAGACCGCCGAGTTCCCACTGCTCGACGGCGTGGCCGTGGTGGGCGATGTGCCCGCCCTGGCCGAGCTGGACCCGCCCGCAGTCGACCTGTCGCAGCTCGACGACATCGAGGCGACACAGCAGATGCTGGTGGACACCGGTCTGCTCACCAATTGA
- a CDS encoding ABC transporter permease — MLLLLAAGATVAVTLLPLIYLAQRAFERGLGFAAEELTRPSTAALVGRSLLLVAVVTAACVVLGVGFAVLLSRTDLPGGRWWAVGLTLPLAMPSYLLAFLWVSMFPALHGFWGAALVLTLVSYPFVFLTTTAALARVDPAHEEVARSLGLGSVAVLFRVTLRQVRTAIAAGALLVALYVLSDFGAVAAMRYEVFTWVIYGAYRSGFNPSRAAILSLVLLVFAVTLVIAERWARGLAASRLGSGSPRPQVRARLGRWRYAAAAPGMVMLVLAVVIPSIALADWMIAGGLRWDAERWSSALSATVWLSVMAAVVCTAAALPLGLLSARYPTPASRLLESASYVAHGLPSIVVAISMVSVGVLLLLPIYQREPLLILAYVVLFVPLAVGSIRTAIETSPPRLDEVAQSLGRSPIRVFFTVTGRAAAPGIASAAALVLLTCMKELPVTLLLRPTGVDTLATRLWGYSSVSDYAAAAPYAAALLVFAAVPTAVLGMAVRTVDV, encoded by the coding sequence GTGTTGTTGCTACTGGCGGCAGGCGCCACGGTGGCGGTCACGCTTCTGCCGCTGATCTACCTGGCACAGCGCGCTTTTGAACGCGGTCTCGGATTCGCCGCCGAGGAACTGACCCGGCCGTCCACTGCTGCGCTGGTGGGGCGGTCGCTGTTGCTGGTGGCGGTGGTGACGGCGGCTTGTGTGGTGCTCGGCGTCGGGTTCGCGGTGTTGCTGTCGCGTACAGACCTTCCCGGTGGTCGCTGGTGGGCCGTGGGGCTGACGTTGCCGCTGGCCATGCCGAGCTACCTGCTGGCCTTCCTGTGGGTCTCGATGTTTCCCGCGTTGCACGGATTCTGGGGCGCTGCACTGGTTCTCACGTTGGTGAGCTACCCGTTCGTGTTCTTGACCACCACGGCTGCACTGGCCCGGGTGGACCCGGCCCACGAGGAGGTGGCCCGTTCGCTGGGCCTGGGCAGCGTCGCGGTGCTGTTCCGGGTGACCCTGCGGCAGGTGCGGACCGCCATCGCCGCGGGGGCACTACTGGTGGCGCTGTACGTACTCAGCGATTTCGGTGCGGTGGCCGCCATGCGCTACGAAGTGTTCACCTGGGTGATCTACGGGGCGTACCGATCGGGGTTCAACCCCTCCCGCGCCGCCATCCTGTCACTGGTGCTGCTGGTGTTCGCAGTGACACTGGTGATCGCGGAACGCTGGGCCAGGGGTCTGGCGGCGTCGCGCCTGGGCTCGGGTTCGCCGCGACCACAGGTGCGTGCCCGGTTGGGCCGGTGGCGGTATGCGGCGGCTGCGCCGGGCATGGTCATGTTGGTGCTCGCAGTGGTGATTCCATCGATTGCGTTGGCGGACTGGATGATTGCCGGCGGTCTGCGATGGGATGCCGAGCGGTGGTCGAGCGCGCTGTCGGCCACCGTCTGGTTGTCGGTGATGGCTGCGGTGGTGTGTACCGCCGCGGCCCTGCCGCTGGGGCTGTTGTCCGCTCGCTACCCGACACCGGCCTCCCGCCTCCTGGAGAGCGCCAGTTATGTGGCGCACGGCCTGCCGTCGATCGTGGTGGCGATCTCCATGGTGTCGGTGGGGGTACTGCTGTTGCTGCCCATCTACCAGCGCGAGCCTCTCTTGATCCTGGCCTACGTGGTGCTGTTCGTCCCGTTGGCGGTGGGGTCGATACGCACGGCCATCGAAACGTCCCCGCCGCGTCTGGACGAGGTGGCACAGTCACTCGGGCGATCACCCATCCGGGTGTTCTTCACCGTCACCGGCCGTGCGGCCGCACCCGGAATCGCCTCCGCGGCAGCGCTTGTCCTACTCACCTGTATGAAGGAGTTACCGGTGACGCTGTTACTGCGTCCCACCGGGGTGGACACCCTGGCCACCCGCCTGTGGGGATACAGCTCGGTCAGCGACTACGCCGCCGCTGCCCCGTACGCAGCCGCATTGCTGGTCTTCGCCGCCGTACCGACGGCGGTGCTGGGAATGGCGGTCAGGACCGTCGATGTCTGA
- a CDS encoding ABC transporter ATP-binding protein, with amino-acid sequence MSDVQIDGVTMSFGARRVLTGVNLTVPTGSVTAVLGPSGCGKSTLLRILAGFQNPSSGVVSVDGEVLADGLSSVPAHRRRIGLMPQEGALFPHLSVADNVAFGLGRMPRSARASVVRRWLQAVGLDGLGDSLPHQVSGGQQQRVALARALAAQPRVLLLDEPFAALDAGLRVQVREDITSILREAGTTAVLVTHDQAEALSLADQVAVLLDGSIAQSGAPHDLYWRPTSLAVSRFVGSTIELAGRRHGDVVRTALGEHAVSGGSGSGDVTVVLRPEQVRITDGDTAVVSGGRFYGPEAAVRVTLADGTSLDVRQPGNVAPPADGAAVGVHVDGGVLAFD; translated from the coding sequence ATGTCTGATGTCCAGATCGACGGGGTGACGATGTCCTTCGGGGCGCGACGAGTCTTGACCGGGGTGAATCTGACGGTGCCCACCGGCAGTGTCACCGCGGTGCTGGGCCCGTCGGGTTGTGGCAAGTCGACCCTGCTGCGGATTCTGGCCGGTTTCCAAAACCCCTCCTCCGGTGTCGTGTCGGTGGACGGTGAGGTGCTGGCCGACGGGTTGTCCTCGGTTCCTGCACATCGGCGGAGGATCGGGCTGATGCCGCAGGAGGGGGCGCTGTTCCCGCACCTGTCGGTGGCGGACAACGTCGCTTTCGGACTCGGCCGGATGCCGCGGTCTGCACGAGCCTCGGTGGTACGCCGGTGGTTGCAGGCGGTGGGTCTCGACGGCCTTGGCGACAGCCTCCCGCACCAGGTGTCCGGAGGCCAGCAGCAGCGGGTGGCACTGGCCCGTGCGCTGGCCGCACAGCCCCGTGTGCTGCTGCTCGACGAACCGTTCGCCGCCCTGGATGCCGGGCTGCGCGTGCAGGTCCGCGAGGACATCACCTCGATCCTGCGCGAAGCCGGGACAACGGCGGTCTTGGTGACCCACGATCAGGCCGAAGCGCTGTCGCTGGCCGACCAGGTGGCGGTCCTGCTCGATGGGTCGATCGCCCAGAGCGGTGCGCCGCACGATCTCTACTGGCGACCCACCTCCCTGGCGGTGTCCCGATTCGTCGGCAGCACAATCGAACTCGCCGGACGCCGGCACGGTGATGTGGTCCGCACCGCTCTGGGCGAACATGCGGTGTCCGGGGGCAGCGGCAGCGGAGACGTCACTGTCGTACTGCGACCCGAACAGGTGAGGATCACCGACGGCGACACCGCGGTGGTGTCGGGGGGACGGTTCTACGGACCGGAGGCAGCGGTCCGCGTCACCCTGGCCGACGGGACATCACTGGATGTCCGCCAGCCCGGCAACGTCGCTCCCCCCGCCGACGGCGCGGCCGTCGGTGTCCACGTCGACGGCGGTGTCCTGGCGTTCGACTGA
- a CDS encoding MarR family winged helix-turn-helix transcriptional regulator: protein MTVPHQPAEARPSGETSIDVGELAEELHSRLFGIVSSLRRRELRQVGGHPLTPAQRSLLYVLRDGVRVPVTQLAAHEGLSQKSFAGHIRALMDLGLVHRVRDLSDRRKMWVQITSKGMKSQRAVAETSMSTADLTESDVAALRAALALLEDLAQRAVTAPG, encoded by the coding sequence ATGACGGTCCCGCACCAGCCCGCGGAAGCCCGGCCATCTGGAGAAACGTCCATCGACGTCGGCGAGTTGGCCGAGGAGTTGCACTCACGCCTGTTCGGAATCGTCTCGTCGTTACGACGGCGGGAGCTTCGGCAGGTCGGCGGCCACCCCCTGACCCCGGCTCAGCGCTCATTGCTCTACGTGCTGCGTGATGGGGTGCGCGTTCCGGTCACCCAGTTGGCCGCGCACGAAGGACTGTCGCAGAAAAGCTTCGCCGGCCACATCCGCGCTCTGATGGATCTGGGTCTTGTCCACCGGGTCCGCGATCTGTCGGATCGCCGCAAGATGTGGGTACAGATCACCAGCAAAGGCATGAAAAGCCAACGCGCCGTTGCCGAAACGTCGATGTCCACAGCTGATCTGACCGAATCGGACGTGGCCGCCCTGCGCGCGGCGCTGGCACTGCTGGAAGACCTGGCGCAGCGAGCGGTGACAGCGCCTGGTTAG
- a CDS encoding sensor histidine kinase, which translates to MAKRRRLRPPRDWGVPQRSAAISAGVVAVAWLLASIGFLVLFNAQLTAGLDVAASARQADVATALQSAGPAEIDDGLLTTDPRVTAVQILDSGGQVVRTSPDAPLIPITAAPGIRVSSGAAGPYTVLVATDSAAVGESVRLVALVLAVSTLLVVPVAAGASFLLVRRSLRSVEAIRVRVSEISGSRLDERVPVPVSRDEISALAQTMNAMLARLEASDRAQRQFVGDASHELRSPLTTIISALEVVQAHPQLLDRELALEVVLPEAQRMRVLIEDLLVLARADERGLGLRREWVRLDEVVAAEAGRLAVVSSVAVSTQLVAVSVCGDRDALVRAVRNVCDNAVRYAVSVVELSVGVDVCPDGVTAVVRVGDDGPGVPVADRVRVFDRFVRVGADRSRRGGGAGLGLAIVAEVVSGHGGSVAITDRTAGGTHVTITLPGARPEAA; encoded by the coding sequence GTGGCTAAGCGACGCCGGCTCCGGCCACCCCGCGACTGGGGCGTCCCGCAACGCTCGGCTGCCATTTCGGCGGGGGTGGTGGCGGTCGCATGGCTGTTGGCCTCCATAGGTTTCCTGGTGCTGTTCAACGCGCAGCTCACCGCCGGACTGGACGTCGCCGCCAGCGCCAGGCAAGCCGACGTGGCCACCGCTTTGCAGTCTGCGGGGCCCGCTGAGATCGACGACGGGCTGTTGACCACCGATCCGCGGGTGACGGCGGTCCAGATCCTCGATTCCGGCGGCCAGGTGGTGCGCACGTCGCCCGATGCTCCTCTCATTCCCATCACCGCAGCACCCGGGATCCGGGTGAGCAGCGGTGCTGCGGGCCCCTACACCGTGCTGGTTGCGACCGACAGCGCCGCCGTCGGGGAGTCGGTCCGGCTGGTGGCACTGGTCCTTGCCGTGTCGACGCTGCTGGTGGTGCCGGTGGCAGCGGGGGCGAGTTTTTTGTTGGTGCGTCGGTCGTTGCGGTCGGTGGAGGCGATTCGGGTGCGGGTGTCGGAGATTTCGGGGTCGCGGTTGGATGAGCGGGTGCCGGTGCCGGTGTCGCGGGATGAGATTTCGGCGTTGGCGCAGACGATGAATGCGATGTTGGCGCGGTTGGAGGCCTCGGATCGGGCGCAGCGACAGTTTGTCGGTGATGCGTCGCATGAGTTGCGTTCGCCGTTGACGACGATCATTTCGGCGTTGGAGGTGGTGCAGGCGCATCCGCAGTTGTTGGATCGGGAGTTGGCGTTGGAGGTGGTGTTGCCTGAGGCGCAGCGGATGCGGGTGTTGATCGAGGATTTGTTGGTGTTGGCGCGTGCGGATGAGCGTGGGTTGGGGTTGCGTCGGGAGTGGGTGCGTCTCGATGAGGTGGTGGCTGCGGAGGCGGGGCGGTTGGCGGTGGTGTCGTCGGTGGCGGTGAGTACGCAGTTGGTGGCGGTGTCGGTGTGTGGTGATCGGGATGCGTTGGTGCGTGCGGTGCGCAATGTGTGTGACAACGCGGTGCGGTATGCGGTGTCGGTAGTGGAGTTGTCGGTCGGGGTCGATGTGTGCCCTGATGGTGTTACCGCTGTGGTGCGGGTCGGTGATGACGGTCCGGGTGTTCCGGTGGCGGATCGGGTGCGGGTGTTTGATCGGTTTGTGCGGGTGGGTGCGGATCGGTCGCGTCGTGGTGGTGGTGCGGGGTTGGGGTTGGCTATTGTCGCCGAGGTGGTGTCCGGGCATGGGGGCAGCGTGGCCATCACCGACCGCACCGCAGGCGGAACCCACGTCACCATCACGCTGCCTGGCGCGCGACCGGAGGCCGCCTAA
- a CDS encoding helix-turn-helix domain-containing protein, whose translation MELVGNGDHDRRALGQRLRDVREHRGISLAMVAEALVTDAAAVAQMEDGSRDVSVQVLRRLATLYACPVDYLLGLELPAAGATAALTRVLNQLSMADHEQVLRFAQQIRRHRARTPELKLVHDTEARSAQERIDPMGPWNAAYRPRTSRPG comes from the coding sequence ATGGAGCTGGTCGGTAACGGCGATCACGACCGACGTGCGCTCGGGCAACGGCTGCGGGACGTACGTGAGCATCGCGGCATCTCGCTGGCGATGGTCGCGGAGGCTCTGGTAACAGACGCCGCTGCGGTGGCCCAGATGGAGGACGGCTCCAGAGATGTTTCGGTACAGGTATTGCGAAGATTGGCAACGCTTTACGCGTGTCCGGTGGACTACCTGCTGGGCCTGGAGTTGCCCGCGGCGGGTGCCACCGCGGCATTGACCCGGGTCCTGAACCAACTCTCGATGGCCGATCACGAACAGGTGCTCCGCTTCGCCCAGCAGATTCGGCGTCATCGCGCACGCACACCGGAACTCAAGCTGGTGCATGACACCGAAGCGCGGTCGGCTCAGGAGCGGATCGACCCGATGGGGCCTTGGAATGCTGCGTACCGACCTCGAACCAGCCGCCCGGGTTGA
- a CDS encoding HAMP domain-containing sensor histidine kinase: protein MDGVSARAFHPTQWGIPARSAAVSAAVMLLALTLAGLGVAFSVLFTSFLSIDGSSKSRVNHIVAELRQEGLAGLDRTLLATNDHVSAVQVIDAGGNVVARSTGAPDEPLASPSLFGPDAPTTIRDDYTPDDNMRLSGQVIDTAAGRFTVMVGGDSNAVEATVIGVAVLMTVAGLLVTIVATLASFLLVRRSLRSVEAIRVRVSEISGSRLDERVPVPVSRDEISALAQTMNAMLARLEASDRAQRQFVGDASHELRSPLTTIISALEVVQAHPQLLDRELALEVVLPEAQRMRVLIEDLLVLARADERGLGLRREWVRLDEVVAAEAGRLAVVSSVAVSTQLVAVSVCGDRDALVRAVRNVCDNAVRYAVSVVELSVGVDVCPDGVTAVVRVGDDGPGVPVADRVRVFDRFVRVGADRSRRGGGAGLGLAIVAEVVSGHGGSVAITDRTAGGTHVTLRLPATAATGNPLP from the coding sequence ATGGATGGCGTGTCGGCCAGGGCGTTTCATCCCACCCAGTGGGGCATTCCGGCACGCTCGGCGGCAGTATCGGCGGCGGTGATGCTGCTGGCGTTGACGCTGGCCGGGCTCGGGGTGGCGTTCAGCGTGCTGTTCACTTCGTTCCTGTCTATCGACGGCAGCTCCAAGAGTCGGGTGAACCACATCGTCGCCGAGCTCCGCCAGGAGGGACTGGCCGGACTCGACCGCACGTTGTTGGCGACCAACGACCATGTCTCAGCAGTGCAGGTGATCGACGCCGGTGGGAACGTGGTGGCACGATCGACCGGTGCGCCCGACGAGCCGTTGGCGTCACCGTCGCTGTTCGGTCCTGATGCGCCGACAACGATCCGAGACGACTACACCCCCGACGACAACATGCGGCTCAGCGGACAGGTGATCGACACCGCCGCAGGGCGTTTCACCGTGATGGTGGGCGGTGACAGCAACGCCGTGGAGGCCACGGTGATCGGCGTTGCGGTGCTGATGACCGTCGCCGGGCTGTTGGTCACCATCGTGGCGACACTGGCGAGTTTTTTGTTGGTGCGTCGGTCGTTGCGGTCGGTGGAGGCGATTCGGGTGCGGGTGTCGGAGATTTCGGGGTCGCGGTTGGATGAGCGGGTGCCGGTGCCGGTGTCGCGGGATGAGATTTCGGCGTTGGCGCAGACGATGAATGCGATGTTGGCGCGGTTGGAGGCCTCGGATCGGGCGCAGCGACAGTTTGTCGGTGATGCGTCGCATGAGTTGCGTTCGCCGTTGACGACGATCATTTCGGCGTTGGAGGTGGTGCAGGCGCATCCGCAGTTGTTGGATCGGGAGTTGGCGTTGGAGGTGGTGTTGCCTGAGGCGCAGCGGATGCGGGTGTTGATCGAGGATTTGTTGGTGTTGGCGCGTGCGGATGAGCGTGGGTTGGGGTTGCGTCGGGAGTGGGTGCGTCTCGATGAGGTGGTGGCTGCGGAGGCGGGGCGGTTGGCGGTGGTGTCGTCGGTGGCGGTGAGTACGCAGTTGGTGGCGGTGTCGGTGTGTGGTGATCGGGATGCGTTGGTGCGTGCGGTGCGCAATGTGTGTGACAACGCGGTGCGGTATGCGGTGTCGGTAGTGGAGTTGTCGGTCGGGGTCGATGTGTGCCCTGATGGTGTTACCGCTGTGGTGCGGGTCGGTGATGACGGTCCGGGTGTTCCGGTGGCGGATCGGGTGCGGGTGTTTGATCGGTTTGTGCGGGTGGGTGCGGATCGGTCGCGTCGTGGTGGTGGTGCGGGGTTGGGGTTGGCTATTGTCGCCGAGGTGGTGTCCGGGCATGGGGGCAGCGTGGCCATCACCGACCGCACCGCAGGCGGAACCCACGTCACACTGCGGTTACCCGCTACGGCAGCAACCGGTAACCCACTCCCCTGA
- a CDS encoding response regulator transcription factor, giving the protein MRVLLIEDEERLARALEMGLRAEGFVVVTAATGLEGLHEVMENSYDVVVLDIMIPELSGYEVLRRMRSAQQWTPVIMLTAKDGEYDQTDAFDLGADDYLTKPFSFKILVARLRALMRRGAPERPVVLTAGTLSLDPGRRMVSRGEQPITLTPREFGVLEYMMRNKDIVVTKNDILVNVWDAHYKGPANVVEVYVGYLRRKIDIPFDTNTIETIRGVGYRLLP; this is encoded by the coding sequence ATGCGGGTGTTGCTCATCGAGGACGAGGAGCGATTGGCCAGGGCGCTGGAGATGGGACTGCGTGCCGAGGGGTTCGTCGTGGTCACGGCCGCCACCGGCCTCGAGGGGCTGCACGAGGTCATGGAGAACAGCTACGACGTGGTGGTGCTCGACATCATGATCCCCGAGCTCAGTGGCTACGAGGTGCTGCGGCGGATGCGTTCGGCGCAGCAGTGGACACCGGTGATCATGCTCACCGCCAAAGACGGCGAGTACGACCAGACCGACGCCTTCGATCTCGGTGCCGACGATTACCTGACCAAGCCGTTCTCCTTCAAGATCCTGGTGGCCCGATTGCGTGCGTTGATGCGGCGTGGAGCGCCGGAGAGGCCGGTGGTGCTGACGGCGGGAACGCTGTCACTGGACCCGGGACGACGGATGGTGTCGCGCGGTGAGCAACCGATCACGTTGACCCCTAGGGAGTTCGGTGTCCTCGAGTACATGATGCGCAACAAGGACATCGTGGTGACCAAGAACGACATCCTGGTCAACGTGTGGGACGCACACTACAAGGGTCCGGCCAACGTCGTGGAGGTGTACGTGGGATACCTGCGACGCAAGATCGATATTCCGTTCGACACCAACACAATCGAGACCATCAGGGGAGTGGGTTACCGGTTGCTGCCGTAG
- a CDS encoding extracellular catalytic domain type 1 short-chain-length polyhydroxyalkanoate depolymerase, whose amino-acid sequence MGTRDEDAVGQSRRRWPWIFSGIGAVLVMIVGALTAVAQYGLPWWHGDRDHNHEFDGLRYQVHLPPHFDGEAELPVIMAIHGCGMTGFGWNSMKSTTQFNDLADREGFIVVYPTQQMFRDKLNCWRSNDPRHQQRSSGEPLLLAGVARQVIEDYHADPRQVHVVGASSGAGTAVILAATYPEIFATATSVAGGEYGLNQVDPENPDATPPDYTARQAWAQMGEHARAVPLLVVQGDLDEAVPPLVATRLVEHWSAVHDLVDDGLLNNSRVWNDTVSTNEVPGGHRYTHTVYTHEGESASAIELFLVEGMGHAYSGPAAQGLFVDRAGPDTSALVWNFAKDHPLS is encoded by the coding sequence ATGGGTACACGGGACGAAGACGCCGTCGGACAGTCAAGGCGTCGCTGGCCATGGATTTTCTCGGGCATCGGTGCGGTGCTGGTCATGATTGTGGGGGCGCTCACCGCCGTCGCGCAGTACGGTCTGCCGTGGTGGCATGGTGACCGCGACCACAACCACGAGTTCGACGGCCTGCGGTATCAGGTGCATCTGCCCCCGCACTTCGACGGTGAAGCCGAACTTCCGGTGATCATGGCGATCCACGGCTGTGGAATGACCGGATTCGGTTGGAACTCCATGAAATCCACCACGCAGTTCAATGACCTCGCCGATCGTGAAGGATTCATCGTCGTCTATCCGACCCAGCAGATGTTCCGCGACAAGCTCAATTGCTGGCGATCCAACGACCCACGCCACCAACAACGCTCATCCGGCGAGCCTTTGCTCCTGGCCGGCGTGGCGCGTCAGGTCATCGAGGACTACCACGCCGACCCGCGGCAGGTCCACGTGGTGGGCGCGTCCTCCGGGGCGGGCACCGCCGTCATCCTTGCCGCCACCTACCCAGAAATCTTCGCCACGGCCACCTCGGTGGCCGGCGGTGAGTACGGGTTGAACCAGGTGGATCCCGAGAATCCGGACGCCACCCCACCGGATTACACCGCCCGCCAGGCGTGGGCGCAGATGGGGGAGCACGCGCGTGCGGTGCCACTGCTGGTCGTTCAAGGAGACCTCGACGAAGCGGTTCCCCCGCTGGTGGCCACCCGGCTGGTCGAGCATTGGTCGGCGGTCCACGATCTGGTTGACGACGGGCTGCTCAACAACAGCCGAGTGTGGAACGACACGGTGTCCACCAACGAGGTCCCGGGCGGACACCGATACACCCACACCGTGTACACCCACGAGGGCGAAAGCGCTTCGGCCATCGAGCTTTTCCTCGTCGAAGGGATGGGTCACGCCTATTCGGGGCCGGCCGCTCAGGGTCTGTTCGTCGATCGCGCCGGCCCGGACACCAGTGCTCTGGTGTGGAATTTCGCCAAGGATCACCCGTTGTCCTAG
- a CDS encoding MspA family porin → MTAGLIATTGTGVAQAERVLLPDVTQFSDTVDGWHFTVTLTELSVDAVPNLATSQFSKEGFVTAKATATVEGGGDLSVNSGYLVMGVQLGCQTDVSEGLELGIDPDLDTFDFNSNDIIDLNIFPEIGTKLKAGNITVVGLGAKSMKSSTATIAVRDAHVEVSECAGPVTIRVFASAKISTDSSDDSLNAYGAAAAL, encoded by the coding sequence ATGACGGCCGGCCTCATCGCGACCACCGGCACGGGAGTCGCACAGGCCGAACGTGTTCTTTTACCGGACGTCACACAGTTCAGTGACACCGTCGACGGCTGGCACTTCACCGTGACCCTGACCGAGTTGAGCGTGGATGCCGTACCCAACCTTGCCACTTCACAATTCAGCAAGGAAGGTTTCGTCACAGCGAAGGCCACCGCCACCGTCGAAGGCGGCGGTGACTTGTCGGTGAACTCCGGCTACCTCGTGATGGGTGTGCAGTTGGGCTGCCAGACCGATGTGAGCGAAGGACTGGAACTCGGTATCGATCCTGATCTCGACACCTTCGACTTCAACTCGAACGACATCATCGATTTGAACATCTTTCCCGAGATCGGCACCAAGCTGAAGGCGGGCAACATCACCGTGGTCGGGTTGGGCGCGAAGTCGATGAAGTCGAGCACCGCGACGATCGCCGTGCGCGATGCCCATGTGGAGGTCTCCGAATGCGCAGGCCCGGTGACGATTCGGGTGTTTGCCTCGGCCAAGATCAGCACCGACTCATCAGATGACAGCCTGAACGCCTACGGGGCGGCGGCGGCGCTGTGA